GGGGTGGCCCAATGGGGGCGAAGGCTAcgctggggatggggatggaccCCGCGCCGCTGCCCGCCCCGTGGACTTCCCGTGTCCAGTTGGAGGAGGAGAGACGACCTGTGGACCCACCGTGTCCAttgggaagaggaaagatgCCCCATGGACCTTCCGTGTCCATtgggaggaggagaaatgccccacagaccccccaTGTCCACTGGGACCCTCCACGTCTGTGGGGGAGGAAGAGAGATGCCCCACAGACCATCCATGTCCATTGGGAGGAGGAGAGATTCCCCATGGACCCTCCATGTCCAGTGGGAGGAGGAGTGATTCTCCATGGACCCTGCATGTCCACTGGGACCCTCTTTGTCCATGGAGGAGAAGATGAGATGCCCCGTGTACCCTCCATGTCCGTGGGGGAGAAGGAGAGATGCCCCATGGACCCCCACATATCCAGTGGGAGGAAGAGAGACTGCGACGCTCGCGTGGCCCTGAgcgctgctccctgcccacaTGTGTGCACTGTGACCGTGGGGCTGCACAGGAAGGTGTAAGTGTGAGTGTTGTCCCACGGAGTGGGTTCCCATCAGCCGACCCTCCGGTTGGCTGTGCGACACAGGCGCTGGGCTCAGGGTGTGACACACACACTCAGGGTGTGCTGCACATGGCGTGTTGTGCACAGATGTTGTCCGTGTCGTTGTGCACTGGGCTGAGCACCGGGTGTTGTCACACAGATGTGTCACCTGATGAGGGGTTGTGAGCTGCACGTAGAGGTGACAGGGATGTGTGTGCAGGGTCTAACGTGTGCAGTGTGTCCGTGGGGTGCCTGGTGTTGTGGGCGTAGGGGGTGTTGGATGGCTATAGGTGCCCCAAGTGGGGCTGACATCCCTGGTTTTCACTGTGTCCGTGCTGGGGTCCCCGTGCTGTGCCCCAAAGCCCCACGttgggtgcagagctgcatgcaCACCGTGGAAAAGCTCCATCTCCGTTCCCCACACCCCATCCccttgctccctgcagctgctgctttgtagGATAATCTGCAGTAACTGGATTAAGCCCATGGCCCCTCCGCCTGCAGCCGGGCTGGAGACGTGCCACTGCCATGGAGGTGACACAGAGCCACGCGGCCACCAGCAcggctgggctgcagcaggtgaggATCCCCCAGAGCCGGCCCAGCTCTGTCCTAAGGGTGTGTGGGATTCCCaatggggcagcacagctcggAGCGCATGCAGGACAGGGCTCAGGCCTGGGCTTTGGCTCCGCTTCGCATTTACAGCAGTGTCACTCTTGTTTACTCTGCGGAGAAATAAATGAGACCGCAGACTTTTGCATTCTCCGGGCAGGCTAAATTTGTTGCCTGGGATTGATGGGTTTTCTCCCCTTGGCCCTCTTCCCAGAAAAAGCAAATCATAAACAGAAGGAGAATATTGGTATCGTGTCCTGGGCATGGAGGGAGAACGCTCTGATGGCAGCGCTCCGCTGGGGGACCTCTGTGCCATATTGGGACCATGGCCACCGGGGACATGGGCAGGATTTTGGGGTGCTGGTGACAAAGGTGATCCccaaaagaagcagaagcagctgcaggacgATCTGTGGTTGTGACCCACGCTGTGCCCACAGCTTGCTTCCTCCCTCAAATAAAGCAACACCACGCACCCAAatctaataataataactgCGCTCTGAAGGGCTTGGGCGCGTTCCAGTTCTCACTACTATAAAACTAAAATTAGTTGTGTTGCAGAAGCCTCCAGTTAAACAAGcgaaaaacaacaacaaaaacaacaaacaagcaaccaAAACCCAAGCACAGGAAGGtgctcagagcagtgcagcagggtTAGCACCGAGCTCCCTGTGTCACCGGGAGCGCGGAGGTGATGCTGAGGTTTTGCAGCTGTTGTGTTGCTCCTGGTGCCGCGTTTTGGAGACGTGTTGGAGGTACCCATTGGTTTCGGGGCTTGCAGGGCTGAggtcagcagcagctttgcaccTTCGTGCTGCTGAACCCACCCTGCTGCACTTTGCAACCCCAAAAGCACCCCAAAGCACCGGGAAACCCCCAGCGCGAGGCGTGTTGCAAAGCAACGCGGATAGCTGCAAcgcctcttcctttttttcccccccttttcctttttcacccCACGCAGAGGTGCGGGGGAAGTGGCTGACGTTGGCGGCGTGTGATGGTTCGGGGAGTGCatctgggctgcagctgcactgtgcagccaCACAACACCCGGGGGATGAGCAGGGCCGACGCGGCCGTCACCCAACCGTGGCTTTTGCTTGCGTGTCGCTTCCGTGCGTGTCACTCAGGGTTGTCCTCTTGGGGACACGTGCGTCCTCCTGTTCCGGGAGCATCGCCCTGTCCCGCACCGTCTGCACAAGGAAATGTGGTTCCAATAGAATCGCCGCTCTTTCCCTTAATGCTTTCCATTTCTACAGCCCTCTCCGCTGTAATAGGAGCTGGAGCTGTCTGGAAGAATGTCTACAATGCAGAAAAGGCAAAAGGATGGAAAATTCCCCGCTCAAAGCTACGGCGCAATCTCATCTGGCTCTCTTCCTCATCACCCCATGCGTTACTGATTGCTAATAACGGTGTGCAACATCTGCCGGGTGGtgttttgggggattttggggggcaTCTTCCACCCTGCAGCTTGCCCATCACCCAAGGCAGGAGACGAGGGCTGGGAACGACGGCGAGATGTTTAGAACGATTCCAGTGGTTGTGACAGCGCAAAATATGAGTGTTATGTTATCCCGACTCTCTGATAATGAGTTATGGGACGTTTCATTGTGTTTTACTATACACATCCCCATATGGCCCTGCAGTGTTTGGGTAACTCCGGCTCTGGCTCTGGTTCGGCTCCGCCTGTCACTTGCATCAGTCGGGATCCCATTCGCCAACATGGGTGCACTCCCGATTTGGTATCGGTGAGGGGGAACGGGCCTAACATCATTGTTTCCACTCGGTGAAAGCACTGGCAAACGTTGCGTCCTTTATTTAAACAGGTCCAGAAATGTGCTGGGAAGAAATCATTTCTCCCAGTTTATCGAGACAAATGGTTTCACGGCGGTACTCGAGACCTCAGCCACCATCTCTTCGTAAATAGGGCTACCCACGTGGTTTTGTTCTTGGTTAAACAAGGCAGAACCTCCGAGGTGAGACCcgagaggaagaaaagaagggaaaaaaagggggaaaaaaaggagagatttgGCAGCCATGGGCAGGAGAAGGGTGAGCGCGGGAGGAggcagccccatccccacatTCCCATGTCCCcaacatccccacatccccatgtcctcaacatccccacatccccatgtcctcaacatccccacatccccatgtccccaacatccccacatccccatgtcctcaacatccccacatccccatgtccTCAACATCCCctcatccccatgtccccaacatccccacatccccatgtccccaacATCCCCTCATCCCCATGTCCCAACATCCCctcatccccacatccccaacatccccacatccccacgtCTTTACTCAACACCTTTGGTGCAACCCCATTTCCCTTCTGGTATTGTCGGCTCTGTCCGACCATCTGCAGAAGTTGATGCAATGCATCTATATTTTAGATACTCCCTATTTATTCGAAGTAACTTATGTTATTTATTTAGATACCATAGTGTGCCATCTGTGTAACGcgttctttctctttctctctctctttttttgtaagattttatttattgatcCAAATGGTGCCAAGTGCAGTttacatttattacatttttaccATTTATTCTAAAcatcggggggggggggggagggggaaaaaagcaatatgatattattttttttaaacaaacgTAAACTCGGGTGTGATGCTGTTACATACTCACgataaagtgaaaataaaaggagaactATATTGATTTCTCTGTGGTTGTGTCGATTTCCCTGTGGTTTTCATCTTAGTGCTGCCTCTGAGCGAGTCACTGCGGGGTGGCATTATATCCCCAATGTGGGGTGGGGATGAGCATGGGAAATGTGGGTTTTCTCTTGGAAGAGCAGAGAGGGTCCATGCGGCGCTCTGCAGGCTAAGAGCGGATGGAGCTTgactttgttttcccatttcctgCAGAAACCTCCATGCACGTCCGCCAGCAGCCCCTGTTTGTGTCATTCCATCATCACAAACGTATATTGATGCGAAATCACTGATTTAAAACATTACCAGGGCTGGGTTGTTGCCCGTATGAGTCTGTACTGGTTTGGCCACAGAAATAATTGTCCTCATCCCCTCGGTGTGAAGGCTCTTCCACTTGGGTTGGCTCAAAGCTGAAGCGTCCCGTAGGGATGAACCAATTCTGGCAAAATCAcgtccaaaaaaaaaaaagaaaaaatgcttttaaaggaaagaaggggagaaagagaacGGGAGGTTTTGATAAGGTCAGCCAGAAACGTGTTTCATTTGCTCATCCGGAAGCAGCGCTGAGGTTAAAGAAGTTTTACAGGGAAAACAACTCGCAGTCAGCAGCAGCGTTGGCTGCGCTTCTGTTGCTCCACCGTATGAAGACGATGATGATGGTGGTTGATATTTTGCTTTGGGGGAAATGTGGCAATTCGGAATCCCAGCCAAGTTCAGCCCTCAACCACTCATCCAAGCAGCACTCGTTCGTTCCATCTTTACCACCCATCGGCCCCAGGCGTCTGCCTCTTTCTGTGGGCAGAAGGGAAAACGCCGCCCAACCCGAAAAGGTTCACAGTGGTTCttcaggaatggaaaaaaaggtcTGTTTATCTTCCCCCCGTCGTGCCACCCAGAGATCCGACATCTCGTGGCCGACTCAACCACTCGCCCCCGAAGCTCtgctctgtaaatattttacGAAGCATCTTTTGAGGCTCATAAATCTCCGTCTGCGCCCGCGTGTGCGCAGGGCCGTGGGTGTGAGTGCTCCAAAAGCTGCCATCTCGCTGCCgtaaaaaatagaagagaaaggagaaaggaaaaaaaaggaaaaaagacaaagtgaAGTTTTAATGATCAAATTGGAGAGGGCTGCTTGGAAACTCTGACTcgtgcagaaagaaaatactgtttgcaGGCGACAGCGTACAGACAGGTCATGCTCCTGCGCTGGGCTGAAGGGATTTTGAGTGCCAGTTCTTGGGGTTGAGGTGCGTGTTGCTTGCTTGGATGTGGGGGATTTTCAGTGGCTGGTGCCAGCCGTAAAGCCCCGACGTTTGGTATTCAtgtttttaagtagaaaagGAAACGGCTGAGAAATGGGATGTGTGTCTGCCCACAGGCTCAGgaaagctggaaagcagagtTTGGGGTTGGTTCGTGTTCCTTCATGCACTCAGGACAAACCTGGCAGGGGCTGTCAGGCCCCATCTCCTGTGTTTTCAGGGTTTTGGTTTGTCTCAGCCATTTCTCTTCCCATCCccaactgcagtgctgcactacATGGGGATTTGTGTTTCTCTCACGCTCTGCCTTTCCTCTCCACTCCTGGCAGCCCTACAGAACAGGGGTTCCATGGGTAGGAAGCTCAGCAGGGCCATGGGGATATTTTCTAGGATACTGGAAATACTTGGAGTGAGGGACACTGCACTTTTCCAGGCCATGAAGGGACAGGGATGTCCCAGTGGAGGGACAGAACCCCACGCCATGCCACGCCAGCTGGCACCGAGGAAGGCTGACCACCTCCTGCCTTAGATGGCAGCTGTCTGCTTAGATCCTGCTCCAAAAACTCGacctttttaaattattctctcCACGGTTTCCCATCAGGATCAACCTCTCGCTCTCCTTTTGGAGAAGCAAACCTCTCCCCTTTGCTTTTCAGACCATCTCTGCCCAAAAGCATCAGCTGAGAACATTTCAGCCTGGCTCCTATCACCTTTGGGTGAAAGCAGGGGAGGTCTGGGGGGAGCAGGGTGTTTTCACATCACCTCTGTGAGAGACTGAAGGAGCCCCTCACACTGACGTATGGCATTTTCCCAAGTGGGTGCAGATGGGAAAAACCAGCGCCAGGCCCCGCAGCCATCCAGATGTTTCCTTCGATGAAGTCGCCCCTTCCAGAGTTTCCCAACTGCAGTGTCAGCTTTCTCATCCCATAAGGAATTCAGCCTGTGTGTGCCTCTGTGTCACTGAGAAGGGGAAGTTTCGTGCTGGATTTTGTCCTGGCATTGCCATGTCCATGCCAGCCCTTCCTTGGCAGGAAGAGACCGCTCACCTGTGGAATATTCCTTCTCTCTAATCACATCTATTCCGGCTCAGTCAACAGCGTTAACATCTTCCATTTCTCCAGCTGCTCAGGACCTGAAGGGCTTAGAGATGGGAAGAACACCGGTGTGCATCCGGGAGCTAAAGGAAAGGTGTGTGTCTGCAGGCAGGCAAGGCAGGAGCAGAAGCATGGACAAATATTAGGCAATAAAGACGGCTGcttcacaaatattttgctctttgaAGCAGTCAGCAAGCACATGGCCAAGGAAGATGTGGCATGTTTCTCTGTGTGAATTTCTTTGCTAAGATCCAGCAAAGGCCCTTCAAGAAATGAAGCAGCGTTGGTGAGGCCCCATCTAGATGGGTACCATCAGAAGGATGGGAAATAGAGGAGGGATAAAAGTTCAGATTTCAGAGGGAAGGATTTGTTCTTAGGCTTGTGATGGTCGGTATGTTCAACCAAtctggaaaacagagagaaaaaaaacaggcgACAAAGGTTGTGAAAGAACAGACTGAGAACACTAAAGACAAGGTCTTGCTGGTGGGCCATCAGCCACAGAATGACTGCGCAAGGAAATGAAGAGGGAATTCTTTGGAAATCTTTACTAAACGGTGCTGATGGAGAAAACAATTGTGTCTCTGTATGCATCGCTGGGCTTGGAGCTGACTTTCCTCGTGGAAACATCCTGGGGCTACAACAGACCTTTGGAAACCTCCGCTCGGGGCTCAGCAGCAGTCAGGAAGACAAGCTGGATGTCcggaggtggcagcagggagcctGGGCTGTGTCCCTTATCTCCATGCAACGGGGCTCCCCGGTTGGAAAGTAAACTTTCCAGCAGCGTGACctggacagcagcaggaagttCAATAAAGGTCAAACACAACAAGGTGCTTGTAATGCACGGCCCGGAGCACGGCCATCAGCTGATGGCAGAAGCTGGGATGCTCTGGCACACAGGAGGAGGCAGCCCCTCACACGGCCCTGCTCAGCATTCCCTTGCCATAGGGTGCTGCTCCTGTGAAAACTTCACAGCCCTTTCGGGGCCCATCCGTGTCACCCCACTCCTTAcccacagcagtgtgctcctgtcAGATCCTTCCCAAGACTCACGCTGTCTCACTAAGCTGTCCAAAAAACAGACTTGTAAAATACAgacagcagcctcctgcctgcTTAGCATCCTGATGCAGCACCCCAAAGGCAGAGCCTGAGGCAAAGAGAGGTCAGCAGGGAGGAGCGCCGCcactcctcctgcagcagcagcagctgcacagcatggccgccccttccagctgcagctttgcacAGTACAGAAACCTTGAAACAGATTTACGACTGTATAAATTGCTTCTCCACCTTCCCCACTCTGCcccttctttctgcctttcaatCAGTGGAGTCCATCCAGAACTGTTTtcggtttaaaaaaaaaaaaagagcattttgctCTGAGTTTCTCCAAAGACTGAGCTGCAGCCAGCGTAACGTGGTCGGTACCTAATGCACTGCAGAATACAATGTCCTACTCTACCTGGCAGTCTATTCTCTAGTAAGACAAAGGCACACCCAACACCAAAACGCTTCTTCATTACTGCTTGTTTCAAAGCTCCTCTCGTCCTTCTGGCTCTATCGCATTCAATCAGCCTTCAAACCTGCAACCAGCCAGCGAGGACAAAAAGATCACaaggcagcagagagctgagcaAACAGGCTTTATACAAACCACTTGGACAGGTTGGGCACAGTGTGGTAGCTGGCCTCTGTCCTCTGCAGGAAGTGACAGGCTCTGCAGACTTGCACGGCCCAGCCAATGCCCAGCACAGGTTTCAGCCACTTGCGCCACTGGAAGTAGCGCTGGTACCGCTCGGTGTCGTTGCTCAGTTCCTGCAGGTACTGAGCCAGTTCACCGGCGCTGGCAAAGTCATCGACGTGGATGAAGGAGTCAGGGGGCAAGAAGTGCTCGTAGTTTTCTCGAGGCGGCCCCAGAACGACAGGGATGGTGCCAGAGGACAGGGCGTTCTTCCAGAGCTTCTCAGTGATGTAGTCCTCGTGCTGTGAGTTCTCAAAGGCCAAGTAGAAGTTGTACTGGGACAGAGTTTGCTGGAGCAAGTCCATGGACAGGGGCAAGTGATGCCGTCCGTACACATCCACGGGGATGTGTTTCTTCAGCTCCTCGTAGTACTTCACCCGGTGGGAGCTTGGTCTCCAGTTGCTGACCACCCAGGCCACCATCTTGGTCTTGGGTGGGATGCTGaagggctggggctggctgagcagctgcagctccccatAGGGGGTGAAGATGTCCGAGTCTCTCCGGTACGACATAGTCAGGTTGAAGAGGTGGTTCATGGCACCTAAGTTTGGAGAGTGACTTGGGGATTCCATGTTGAACCAGATCCAGCGCTGGGATGGGAGCCTGGGGAGCTGAGCCAGCCTCTCTCTGTCCCAATACACGTCCCTGTGATGCATAATCACAGCATCTGCCTTTTGGGACCAGCTGCGGTCGGTGGTGAAGTGGCAGTTCGGGGTGTCGAAGAGCTCCGAGCAGTTGCTAAAAGTAAAGCGGTGTCCGAAGGGCCACGTCCACAGCAGGATGGTCAGCCTGCGCTCACCCTTCGGCAGCGTGCTGGTATTTCCAGTTTGGAATCTTTCTGTGGAAAGATAGGAATTGTAATCCTCTGGCTCGGGAGTCCTGAACTGACGAAGAGAAGCGAAGAGGCAGAAGCTGAAGATGAAgctgaagaggaggaaggtgaGGAGTTTCTTCCAAGTGATCTTCCTCCCTTCCAAGAGCTCCGTGAATGGATCTGCAAACACCACAGACAGAGCGCTGAGCGGAGGCTGCATGCCGATGCCAGCAGGGCCGCGGCTCTGCGTGCACAGCATGGCGGGGGGGCAGGGGGGCCGGGCGCAGCATTGAGGCGCATTCACCTCCAGCTTCCTCCTGTCAGACACAGCGGCTGCTGTGGCAGCACCACGCACAGCGTGCTCACACTCACACGCGCCCACGGGGCACAGCCGCCCCTCCACGGCGCCCGGCCTTTCCTCCATCCGCACCCACAGCCGCTTCTCATCAGCCGCCCCTCATTTCACAGAGGAGCGCCACCAGCAGGGGGCGCCCGGCCGCTCAGCCCCACGCCATAACACCGCCCAGCGCTGAGGGACGCAGCCCTGAGGCGCTGCCCCGCCCACCAGGCACATTTCCTCCACAAGCCCCGCCCCCTTCTGGTCACAGCACGTTGTGATTGGCTGGTGGGACAAGCCACGCCTCCTTTCCCTCTGAGCGGGAAGGCGTTTCCCTCCACACACACATGGTGGCAGCCATCTTGATTTTGACGCCGTCTCAGGACCAGGTGCTGCTGTTTGGTGGCTGCCATTTAGCTGGACgtcacagcaggaaaaatatattacatGCATACAGGGTGTGGGAGCACAAAGAGGAGTGTgcaaacttctgttttatttactaTAAATACACATAAACATTCGTCTATCTACGCATGCACATCCCCATTCTGGCCAACAACATCCAGAACTGCAAGTTAAGACCTTAAAGCAACCTGCAGTTCAGGGTCCTTGTGGCCTCCGTAACCCCATGCCAATAAGATTCTTGTTGCTGAGATGCAACCTGCATTTAGCATTCCCTATTAGCAGTCtttagtatatatattttttttctgtttggccAGTCTGGAGGTCAAAGTCTCCAGACTATCAGCAGCCTCTGTCAGAACACCATCTTCCACCCTTTAAGCAGCACAATCCTTCTGTTTGCACCCTTCTGTACCAGAGACACGgtcttccagctctgcagcagccccatTGCTCTCATTGATCCCCATGCTCTTTTCTGCAGTTGCTGTGGTCTCTGAGATCATAGGGCTGCAGCCTGTGCCCCAAAACCTGGGTTCTGCCTCTTTTGCAGCTCTCGGGACAGTCTAACAGGACGGTCTTCATTGCATGCTTAGTTTTCTACCTCTTATTTGCAGGACAAGggagcacacacagcaccaaCCCACACCCCAGTGTCTTACAGGTAAGATTTGCAGCAccaggatttctggcagaagctGGTGGGACTGGCACCAGTCACTTCATGTCTATCAGTTATGCTGACACTACTGACAGGCATGATGCGAGAGCACAGAGGGAAGAAATACCTCCctgcaaacagaagcaaaaacgGATCTCCACAGACCTCCTCCCTGATGCAACCCAGTGCccctaaggaaaagaaagaaccGTGGCAGCTCACCTGTAGGCATGGTCCTGGTGTGAAAAACTGCACAGTGCAGGGGAGAAGCTGAAGTGAAGGGCACAACCAGGAACAGaggagaacaaaggaaagcacagaCGTGGGGTGGGATCAGTGATGTGTTCCGGGCATCTTGAATGGCGTGTGCCAAGTGTCAGCCAGCAGAACCCTCACCCAGTAATGAAGGCCATAAGGAAACAAGGACAGAGTCCTCTGTGAACAAAGGTTAAACACAACAACTCCTTTATTGACTGCGATTAAAGCACACCTCATTTTTGAGAACACCTCTA
The DNA window shown above is from Lagopus muta isolate bLagMut1 chromosome 26, bLagMut1 primary, whole genome shotgun sequence and carries:
- the LOC125684796 gene encoding 4-galactosyl-N-acetylglucosaminide 3-alpha-L-fucosyltransferase FUT6-like, which produces MEERPGAVEGRLCPVGACECEHAVRGAATAAAVSDRRKLEVNAPQCCARPPCPPAMLCTQSRGPAGIGMQPPLSALSVVFADPFTELLEGRKITWKKLLTFLLFSFIFSFCLFASLRQFRTPEPEDYNSYLSTERFQTGNTSTLPKGERRLTILLWTWPFGHRFTFSNCSELFDTPNCHFTTDRSWSQKADAVIMHHRDVYWDRERLAQLPRLPSQRWIWFNMESPSHSPNLGAMNHLFNLTMSYRRDSDIFTPYGELQLLSQPQPFSIPPKTKMVAWVVSNWRPSSHRVKYYEELKKHIPVDVYGRHHLPLSMDLLQQTLSQYNFYLAFENSQHEDYITEKLWKNALSSGTIPVVLGPPRENYEHFLPPDSFIHVDDFASAGELAQYLQELSNDTERYQRYFQWRKWLKPVLGIGWAVQVCRACHFLQRTEASYHTVPNLSKWFV